ATATCTTCTTCTGAAACACTCTCTTCATGAAAGGCGTACATCCCCATCTTCTGTAATTCAGTATCATAAGCTGAAAATGTAGAGCGCAATGATTTTTTTGCAGCTACCTCTGTTTGGTGCTCCGCAACCATTATTCGAGCAAAGTCGATAAAAACTGCATTGAAAATAAATAACAGCAGGACTACTATGATTAAGTAGATGGAGACAGCTCCGCTTTCATCTCTTATGAACTTTCGTTTTAAATGAAGCAATGTTCTTCTCACTGTCTTCTCACCTCTTTATTACCGACTAGATTGATTTCTAAAGTTACTGAATAACGATCTAAAGTTTGGAGTATTTTTAATTTGGTTAACTGCATAAACTGCAAAATCCACATTCCTCATAAATTCCACCGGCTCATTCACTCGCCGCTTGGCGGTTACATCAAGCTGATCAATACCAAATAAATCCTTCGTGAAAGAGGGAATATTAAGAGGACTAATCAGCCTCACTTTGACAAAGTTACCAGTTAAGCCATTTTCGTAAGTGATTGAAGGACGATCTCCAAAGGGCACGGTTCCGATACGAGCTGGGTCAATTTTTTTAGCCTTTACCCCACCATCCCCTATTTCAAGAGAAATTCCAAATTGTTCTAAGAAGTCATTTCCCGTAAAGCGCCAATATAGCCCATCATCCCCTGGATCATAAGTCGTGTAATCACTCGCTTTAAATTCACCCGTCACCCAATCCTTCTTACTGTTATCCCACGTATAAGCAATTCGCTCAGCTATTGTAGTAGCGCTGTAATGCATCATTGCCTTCTGGTAGATCACTAGACTGAAAAAAATTAGGCAAAGGGTTAGGATAAGAAGCGTCGGGAAGATAATAGATGCTTCTATCGTGAAACTTCCCGACCTGTCTTTCTTAAAGGTTTGGATCTGTTTCATAACTTTCTTCATACCATCCCTCCAAGATAAGCAGGTTATTATTCTTGTTGGAAATCACTGATGTTCTCATCACCGAAGTTGATTAGGTCATTGACCCATCCCATAATGCTATCCCTGAATAAGAGAGCGATCACGACAATAACAGCGATAATCAACATAATCTCAAGCGTCTGTAGCCCTTCTTCATCATCTTTAAATTGCGTTACCCATTTCATTAAAGTTTCCATGTATATACCTCCTAAATGTTTTCAAATAATTTAACTGTCTACAAGATTGTAATCGCCGGATAGCCGACTATAATCATGACAGCGATAAATATAAGAATTAGGGGAAAGACTAATTTAGAAGAAGCTTCCTCCCCTTTTGTTTTTGAGATGTTTTTCCTTTTCTCCCACAGGTCTTGAGAGAGTTCACGCAGCGCTAGAATTAAATCTTGTCCACCTTTTCGGTAGTTTAATAGAATCGTTGTCGTGAATATAGAAACCTCCTGGATCCCGACCTTCTTACTCAAATCATTCATCACCTGATGAAATGGTTCATTACTCGTTAACTTGTTTACGGTGTCTCTTAATTCTTTATAGAGAGGTGAGTTTTTATCTTTGGTGCTTGAGACACAATGAACGAGCGCTCGCTGAACCGTTTCACCGGCATTT
The nucleotide sequence above comes from Pontibacillus chungwhensis. Encoded proteins:
- a CDS encoding TadE/TadG family type IV pilus assembly protein; this translates as MKKVMKQIQTFKKDRSGSFTIEASIIFPTLLILTLCLIFFSLVIYQKAMMHYSATTIAERIAYTWDNSKKDWVTGEFKASDYTTYDPGDDGLYWRFTGNDFLEQFGISLEIGDGGVKAKKIDPARIGTVPFGDRPSITYENGLTGNFVKVRLISPLNIPSFTKDLFGIDQLDVTAKRRVNEPVEFMRNVDFAVYAVNQIKNTPNFRSLFSNFRNQSSR
- a CDS encoding Flp1 family type IVb pilin codes for the protein METLMKWVTQFKDDEEGLQTLEIMLIIAVIVVIALLFRDSIMGWVNDLINFGDENISDFQQE